A genomic stretch from Camelus dromedarius isolate mCamDro1 chromosome 10, mCamDro1.pat, whole genome shotgun sequence includes:
- the FAM219A gene encoding protein FAM219A isoform X6, protein MMEEIDRFQDPAAASISDGDCDAREEKQRELARKGSLKNGSMGSPVNQQPKKNNVMARTRLVVPNKGYSSLDQSPDEKPLVALDTDSDDDFDMSRYSSSGYSSAEQINQDLNIQLLKDGYRLDEIPDDEDLDLIPPKSVNPTCMCCQATSSTACHIQ, encoded by the exons gACCCAGCCGCCGCCTCTATCTCAGACGGAGACTGTGACGCCCGGGAGG agaagcagagggagctgGCCCGGAAGGGCTCCCTGAAGAATGGCAGCATGGGCAGCCCCGTCAACCAGCAGCCCAAGAAGAACAATGTCATGGCCCGGACAAG GCTGGTCGTCCCCAATAAAGGCTACTCCTCGCTTGACCAGAGCCCAGACGAGAAGCCACTGGTAGCCCTTGACACGGACAG TGATGATGACTTTGACATGTCCAGATATTCCTCCTCTGGCTACTCCTCTGCTGAG CAGATCAACCAAGATTTGAACATCCAGCTGCTGAAGGACGGCTACCGGTTAGATGAGATCCCTGACGACGAGGACCTGGACCTCATTCCCCCCAAGTCCGTGAACCCCACCTGCATGTGCTGCCAGGCCACGTCCTCCACCGCCTGCCACATTCAGTAG
- the FAM219A gene encoding protein FAM219A isoform X3: MMEEIDRFQDPAAASISDGDCDAREGESVAMNYKPSPLQVKLEKQRELARKGSLKNGSMGSPVNQQPKKNNVMARTRLVVPNKGYSSLDQSPDEKPLVALDTDSDDDFDMSRYSSSGYSSAEQINQDLNIQLLKDGYRLDEIPDDEDLDLIPPKSVNPTCMCCQATSSTACHIQ, from the exons gACCCAGCCGCCGCCTCTATCTCAGACGGAGACTGTGACGCCCGGGAGGGTGAGTCAGTAGCCATGAATTACAAACCATCCCCGCTCCAAGTGAAGCTGG agaagcagagggagctgGCCCGGAAGGGCTCCCTGAAGAATGGCAGCATGGGCAGCCCCGTCAACCAGCAGCCCAAGAAGAACAATGTCATGGCCCGGACAAG GCTGGTCGTCCCCAATAAAGGCTACTCCTCGCTTGACCAGAGCCCAGACGAGAAGCCACTGGTAGCCCTTGACACGGACAG TGATGATGACTTTGACATGTCCAGATATTCCTCCTCTGGCTACTCCTCTGCTGAG CAGATCAACCAAGATTTGAACATCCAGCTGCTGAAGGACGGCTACCGGTTAGATGAGATCCCTGACGACGAGGACCTGGACCTCATTCCCCCCAAGTCCGTGAACCCCACCTGCATGTGCTGCCAGGCCACGTCCTCCACCGCCTGCCACATTCAGTAG